Proteins encoded in a region of the Cotesia glomerata isolate CgM1 unplaced genomic scaffold, MPM_Cglom_v2.3 scaffold_40, whole genome shotgun sequence genome:
- the LOC123274521 gene encoding maternal protein tudor-like isoform X1, which yields MTNINQPRERINFFVTHVRTNGPWLQICGQMDRNNAREVERLISILKDGFDRGIGKTTTQNIHSSICCAYHEDNYYRAKIIKVESDVKIYVEFVDYGNSEYVHISQIRLLETTNEGLKLQSIPSLMIEFPLTTVMPINNMWSRAIIDVINNLLRYHEFPVEIFDYGNQQKFTLYYNGRDFAEYLVTSQMALMTPTAHEIRPTKDIQMIRQQHQLQQQQQQQHQQHQQSQYHQPQLQQPQVQQPQLQPPSLHLANPMYRPGPAPTPVPCESHGVNMTINDNFQMKLRQPRSIPSNKPLQENWRRPYPSTVQQMRPPTSISPRSQDSAAFKSRNLERDTRHQVLVSDVEDGPLKFNVQLQSCAQELDTLSRNINSIPLKPLSEPPIHGAACLALNSKTNRIRRAVVSTVINTYKVKVWYCDYGDQEILPHSSIYEIPPNYSNPQALSVIFTLSGVRELNVTPEMKQYFKDLVLGKTLTLVVMPREDSPLMHYGNLFIDDKNVLEMILEAFPDSTIKFLEAPYLTSGTRENVQVSYVDSCSKFFVQLNKNVLDMESLANSLTECVKIAPPIKTANIKVGLKCLAHSSADSEWYRAEVIKVVDNYVTVHYVDYGNDETIPCNAIRSIRSEELTKIPIQALQCILNGFEFVPYNPEVDDKFEAYVLDKPLVMAVLDVKPSGLIVDLYDSNVKPIANISAKLRNGTLEVPTSAPVSQPQSASTGSTHYQDDISDTSKRSFREKRSDMKTQLFSSIHQHTAKAKSTKNAREENDSSTSKNHNDSYPQSHENSSFENTRAKNWKNAENEDKRYNSREPKSTSRDWSGHCDRSNRDYSRNDRSAPRYDRNDINDRFDNDNNMNGRRDRSSGRGRISSGSRDRFDRNNAGDTSWSDKDSNASSRGSGRRGRRPDRGGPRGGSSQSRGPGRGSSINGGITGARRDRPRSTSNDNENDFERNLKPNNRSNDFNNYTSSDNTRFKQNNQRYNDQRNDRNKKSEIDVWDPVTTVTSTDECSPAAYSSSLLSSSSLASSSIVQITPPNITLGAIKHCEIVFITSPTDFHVQLRPDNLELDPVMNRIAQIYETGGNNLSEANAKVGTSCVAQYSEDLKWYRAVIQSIEPFGVTVRFVDYGNVESVTYDKIKELDAELAKLPVQAINCKLLAASKTVWDTNEINEFTSLVELTSLEAEFVAEENNVYEVLVREVVDNETFGPYLNERFSNGADLMQAKEVAKNKNRSSRDGKLITHAATDNYAPLEQTWIEPRINLPMEEGVIVTWLIDPDNFYCQLLGRSKDFRSMMNEMQKIYSKRQPARDKIAVGSTVIAVFADDGAFYRAEVLQVMSDIFVVRYVDFGNTAIVKSSEIYRVDKKFMDLPKQAVCCSLKNVIPPGSGWSKSIHDDIDRLFNVENLRCKFLQESNNKYLVSLTHDGQDLADILVQKGLAASPNSHAVVDFINLETIDEVEAEENVDSNHHLSQIDISYLRGQILRVKISKVESVNKFYIQLPSAAASEKIIDNYMANQDQKVMPKLLSNEVCLGAGCLVHTEKGWRRAVVTNFITKTTNYDVRFIDTGEIDVVPLNCMLALSGELSIMQKQAVECSLANAVSSSADNTFRNLVENKEVIIRVNEVNYNRLVVDVFDESGKKIKLQNEADESISPICPMPIFFHQHQVAVSHVNNSKSIWLKRDADQDTDAALLNELFEYYSTSGQQLDIEINKFCAAQCSDGNWYRAKIVTKTGSGAVVLYIDYGNTEEVSLDKLKELERNFFKHSQLAIEVRLTFNLGGGTKEQEILNTYVLNQSFNATLRLNANNDWVASLNLKSGQPLEDQLRELGLLEHGESQAIKVTKEAMLPVINEPEDLIIGGKFKVVVAHVENPTQFWIQRLNDLPALEQLEKKLQDDALNYLPIEGVPEENLICVALDTANSLWNRAEVIVADTEMVTVRYIDYGNTDVLLDMSKIKQLPNSMKSIKWYATKCRLDLIPIDCEDWSESAINYFADKTVENENLTAIVIADGSSKRIDLIDDNGSITKMLVNENLAKQIQAHEDVIDEVVENVLDPRSAFICHINSPGEFWVQEEKSVADLEHIADRFLVADMFPKVTQVVPGELCVAKFPDDNSWYRARIISHGSSGTNVFYIDYGNSAVSTEIRVIPDDVKNIPPLSRKSCLPLPPGIEKWSEAAREEFIKMADDGATIFFLDVIEEGETSTVKLTLNGENIVNSLEKFCEKKIATESSAEANPEIDNSTNKVFVSHVNSPYDFYVQEQKHIADLDMMTERLTTADTFLQLDEIKEEVLCIAQFPEDSAWYRARALSHGNEGTQVIYIDYGNTAVTTELRKIPVDLESLPPLSRHCRLAAPANVEWSCEAYQEFIKLVDDGNSEFIMMIKDETDEISTVQLIFNGEDITEKLNQYCKKLVPVIEERLPPLGEETSLNVMISHVISPSEFWIQAENKISELELMAERLNGAENFSPLEVPIGGIICVAKFPEDSLWYRAKILTHHESINDIEVSFIDYGNSSLTSEIRQLPEELAKIPPLSKFCSLKMPDDVECWSLEACEKFIELVSDGQTMFEYKELYGNDITYVDLKCNGQDVVEILASLCSKKTSSTTTVDQKVIPENIEYKIEKHSICENIKMEKEFNSHTYEKYCESNFSSNTSGVDVLTNSDNSHDGNPFEKVETSEIVNSTLKQSDATVDDSSAVGDTLIINSNWRATENIDKASASVDETLPEQQTVIEITRNLSTDISSEKMNRKLSISEIETLPVEQAELTTESITTELSSTQIKTSTFDITLKESSNIDTKDEVTMVDTNVETFFEKEKTVSYEKKILANDVSIVEPEPKTTPADINTDDVIEIEDSISIEEKLTPVELILDEEQNIITIEEEISPRDIVVEEQDSIIIIEDEISHAESSNEPIITEKKKTVTVSDCFVVDENEISAQQEIITPDSSIPPSPIGDMPRYGRRNSTPHEEKIVPGSINKGIELTTDEETIEVETIEKSSV from the exons TGGAAAGGTTGATATCGATTCTTAAAGATGGTTTTGATCGAGGAATCGGTAAAACTACTACACAAAATATCCATTCCAGCATATGCTGTGCTTATCATGAAGATAATTATTACCgtgcaaaaataattaaagttgaatccgatgtaaaaatttatgtcgAATTTGTCGATTATGGTAACAGTGAATACGTTCACATATCGCAAATACGATTACTTGAAACAACAAATGAAGGTTTGAAACTACAATCTATTCCGTCATTAATGATAGAATTTCCTTTAACGACAGTTATGCCTATTAATAATATGTGGAGTCGGGCTATTATTGacgttattaataatttgttgAGATATCATGAGTTTCCGGttgaaatatttgattatggtaatcaacaaaaatttacattatacTACAATGGACGAGATTTTGCTGAGTATTTGGTAACTAGTCAAATGGCTTTGATGACGCCGACAGCTCATGAGATcag GCCTACCAAGGACATTCAAATGATTAGACAGCAGCACCAACttcagcagcagcagcaacaacaacatcaACAACATCAACAATCTCAATATCATCAACCACAACTTCAACAACCTCAAGTTCAGCAACCCCAACTTCAACCACCATCACTTCATTTAGCAAATCCGATGTATCGGCCAGGACCAGCACCTACACCAGTGCCTTGTGAATCTCATGGAGTGAATATGACTATCAACgataattttcaaatgaaaTTACGACAGCCACGGTCAATTCCATCTAACAAACCTCTTCAAGAAAATTGGCGACGACCTTATCCATCTACTGTTCAACAAATGAGACCACCAACATCAATTTCACCTCGCTCACAAGATTCAGCTGCCTTCAAATCACGTAATTTAGAACGTGATACGAGACATCAAGTGCTTGTATCAGATGTCGAAGATGGTCCCCTTAAATTTAATGTCCAGTTACAGAGTTGTGCTCAAGAACTTGATACTTTGTCgagaaatataaatagtatTCCGCTGAAACCGCTATCAGAACCACCAATTCACGGTGCTGCATGTCTTGCACTTAATTCCAAGACCAACCGAATACGTCGTGCTGTTGTTTCGACTGTTATCAACACATATAAAGTTAAGGTATGGTACTGTGATTATGGCGACCAAGAAATTTTACCACATTCTAGTATTTATGAAATACCACCAAATTACTCGAATCCACAAGCGTTGtcagtaatatttacattgagtGGCGTACGTGAGTTAAATGTTACACCAGAAATGAAACAATATTTCAAGGATTTGGTGCTCGGCAAGACTTTAACCTTAGTCGTGATGCCTCGTGAAGATTCACCATTGATGCACTacggaaatttatttattgatgacAAGAATGTTTTGGAAATGATATTAGAGGCTTTTCCAGACTCTACAATAAAGTTTCTTGAAGCTCCTTATTTGACATCTGGCACCCGTGAAAATGTTCAAGTATCTTACGTCGATTCGTgtagtaaattttttgtacaattGAACAAAAATGTATTGGATATGGAATCTTTAGCAAATTCTTTGACAGAATGTGTTAAAATAGCACCGCCGATTAAAACAGCGAACATAAAAGTAGGATTAAAATGTCTAGCTCATAGTAGCGCTGATTCTGAAtg gTATCGAGCGGAAGTTATAAAAGTTGTCGATAATTACGTTACAGTCCATTACGTTGATTATGGCAATGATGAAACGATTCCATGTAATGCTATTCGTTCAATTCGCAGTGAAGAACTCACGAAGATACCAATTCAAGCCTTACAGTGTATCCTTAATGGCTTCGAGTTCGTACCTTACAATCCAGAAGTTGATGATAAATTTGAGGCCTACGTTTTGGATAAACCTCTGGTGATGGCTGTCTTGGATGTTAAACCGTCAGGACTTATAGTCGATCTTTATGACTCCAACGTTAAACCGATTGCAAATATATCGGCTAAACTGAGAAATGGTACTTTGGAAGTACCCACTTCAGCACCAGTTAGTCAACCTCAATCCGCAAGCACAGGTTCAACTCACTATCAAGATGATATCAGTGATACTTCAAAGAGAAGTTTCCGCGaaaaaag GTCTGACATGAAAACTCAGCTGTTTTCATCAATCCATCAACATACAGCCAAAGCGAAAAGTACTAAAAATGCacg CGAAGAAAACGACAGCAGTACATCCAAGAATCATAACGACTCTTACCCACAGTCACACGAGAATTCttcattcgaaaatactcgagCTAAGAATTGGAAAAATGCTGAAAATGAAGACAAACGCTACAACAGTCGTGAACCAAAGTCAACAAGTCGTGACTGGTCAGGCCATTGTGATAGAAGCAATAGAGATTATTCACGAAACGATCGATCTGCTCCACGCTATGATAGAAACGATATCAACGATAGGTTTGATAATGACAACAACATGAATGGCCGTCGAGATCGTAGTAGTGGACGTGGACGTATAAGCTCGGGTAGTCGAGACAGATTCGATCGTAATAATGCAGGAGACACCTCATGGAGTGATAAAGATTCAAATGCATCGTCACGAGGGAGTGGTAGACGTGGCAGACGACCAGATAGAGGTGGACCACGTGGAGGGTCATCCCAGAGCAGAGGTCCAGGAAGAGGCAGCAGCATCAACGGCGGAATAACTGGAGCTCGTCGAGACAGACCACGAAGTACTAGCAACGACAACGAGAATGATTTCGAACGAAATCTCAAACCCAACAATCGAtctaatgattttaataattacacttCATCCGACAATACACGATTCAAGCAAAATAATCAAAGATACAATGATCAGCGCAATGACCGAAATAAAAAGAGTGAaattgatgtttgggatccgGTAACTACAGTTACTAGTACTGACGAGTGTTCACCAGCTGCATATTCCTcgtcattattatcatcatcatcactgGCATCATCATCAATAGTTCAAATTACCCCACCTAATATTACTCTTGGTGCTATAAAACATTGtgaaattgtatttataactAGTCCTACAGATTTTCACGTGCAACTAAGACCTGATAATTTAGAATTAGATCCTGTTATGAATAGAATCGCACAAATTTATGAGACTGGGGGTAATAATTTGTCTGAGGCGAATGCCAAAGTTGGTACGAGTTGTGTTGCTCAGTACTCAGAAGATTTAAAATGGTATCGTGCTGTAATTCAATCAATTGAACCATTTGGAGTTACCGTAAGATTCGTAGATTACGGAAATGTTGAATCTGTGACCTATGATAAGATAAAAGAACTTGACGCTGAACTTGCTAAATTACCAGTTCAAGCTATCAACTGTAAACTGCTCGCCGCATCAAAAACCGTATGGGACACCAACGAAATTAACGAATTTACTTCACTTGTAGAGTTGACGTCACTTGAAGCTGAATTTGTTGCTGAAGAAAATAATGTTTATGAAGTTCTCGTCCGTGAAGTTGTCGATAATGAAACTTTTGGGCCGTATTTAAATGAGCGATTTTCCAATGGTGCTGATTTAATGCAAGCCAAAGAAGttgctaaaaataaaaatcgatcTAGTCGCGatggaaaattaattactcacgCAGCAACAGATAACTACGCACCGTTAGAACAAACATGGATTGAACCTCGTATAAATTTACCAATGGAAGAAGGTGTTATTGTCACATGGCTAATTGACCcagataatttttactgtcaaCTTCTTGGTAGGTCAAAAGATTTCCGATCAATGATGAATGAAATGCAAAAGATCTACTCTAAACGACAGCCTGCTCGAGATAAGATTGCTGTTGGTTCGACAGTCATAGCTGTTTTCGCTGATGATGGGGCATTTTATCGAGCTGAAGTTCTTCAAGTTATGTCTGATATTTTTGTTGTTCGCTACGTTGACTTTGGAAATACAGCTATAGTGAAATCATCCGAGATCTATcgtgttgataaaaaattcatggatTTACCGAAGCAAGCTGTATGCTGTAGCTTGAAAAACGTTATACCTCCAGGAAGTGGCTGGTCAAAATCAATCCATGATGACATCGATCGTCTCTTTAAtgttgaaaatcttcgatgcAAATTTCTGCAAGAAAGTAATAACAAATACTTGGTTTCCTTGACACACGACGGTCAAGATTTGGCTGATATCTTGGTGCAAAAAGGCTTGGCTGCTTCACCAAATTCTCATG CTGTCGTGGATTTCATTAATTTGGAAACTATTGATGAAGTAG AAGCAGAAGAGAATGTCGATAGCAATCATCATTTGTCACAAATAGACATAAGCTATTTACGTGGACAGATCTTACGagttaaaatatcaaaagtcGAAAGTGTAAACAAATTTTACATACAATTACCATCTGCAGCAGctagtgaaaaaataattgataattatatgGCTAATCAAGATCAAAag GTGATGCCAAAACTGTTATCAAATGAGGTGTGCCTTGGAGCGGGTTGTCTTGTTCATACAGAGAAAGGATGGAGACGAGCTGTTGtcacaaattttattacaaaaacgACAAATTATGACGTGAGGTTCATTGATACTGGAGAAATCGATGTGGTCCCACTGAATTGT atGTTGGCGTTGTCAGGAGAACTTTCTATCATGCAAAAACAGGCTGTTGAATGCAGTTTAGCTAATGCTGTTTCCTCTTCAGCTGACAATACTTTCAGGAATCTAGTTGAGAATAAAGAAGTTATTATTCGTGTCAATGAAGTTAATTATAAccg tCTTGTTGTAGACGTATTTGACGAAAGCGGTAAGAAGATAAAACTTCAAAATGAAGCAGATGAAAGTATCAGTCCCATATGCCCTATGCCAATATTTTTCCACCAACATCAAGTTGCTGTTTCGCATGTAAATAACTCGAAAAGTATTTGGCTGAAACGAGATGCTGATCAAGATACTGACGCAGCTCTTCTCAATGAACTTTTTGAGTACTACTCTACGTCTGGACAACAATTGGATATTGAAATCAACAAGTTCTGTGCAGCTCAATGTTCCGATGGTAATTGGTACCGTGCAAAAATCGTTACTAAAACGGGCTCGGGAGCAGTTGTGCTTTACATCGACTATGGTAATACTGAAGAAGTTTCTTTggataaattaaaagaattagaACGAAATTTCTTTAAGCATTCTCAACTGGCAATTGAAGTAAGACTGACCTTTAATCTCGGAGGTGGAACGAAAGAGCAAGAAATTCTTAATACTTACGTATTGAACCAGTCATTCAACGCAACACTGCGATTAAATGCTAATAATGACTGGGTTGCGtcattaaatttgaaatcagGCCAACCGCTGGAAGACCAATTGCGTGAATTAGGGCTCCTGGAACATGGTGAGAGTCAAGCAATAAAAGTAACCAAAGAAGCAATGCTTCCAGTTATTAATGAACCAGAAGACTTAATCATTGGAGGTAAATTTAAAGTTGTTGTTGCTCATGTAGAAAACCCAACACAGTTTTGGATTCAAAGATTAAATGATTTGCCTGCTCTCGAACAActcgagaaaaaattacaagacgATGCTTTGAATTATCTACCAATTGAAGGTGTTCCTGAAGAAAATCTTATTTGTGTAGCTCTTGACACTGCAAACTCTCTGTGGAACAGAGCAGAGGTTATAGTAGCTGACACAGAAATGGTTACAGTTCGCTACATCGACTACGGAAACACGGATGTGTTACTTGACATGAGCAAAATTAAACAGCTTCCAAATTCAATGAAGTCAATAAAATGGTATGCTACAAAATGCCGATTGGATCTAATTCCAATAGATTGCGAAGATTGGAGTGAAAGcgctattaattattttgcagaTAAAACTGTAGAAAATGAGAACTTAACTGCCATTGTTATAGCTGATGGTAGTTCAAAGCGTATTGATCTTATTGACGATAACGGCAGTATTACCAAAATGCTAGTCAATGAAAACTTAGCAAAACAGATTCAAGCTCATGAAGATGTTATCGATGAAGTAGTTGAAAATGTTCTCGATCCACGATCAGCTTTTATCTGCCATATTAATTCTCCTGGTGAATTTTGGGTGCAAGAAGAAAAATCAGTAGCTGATTTAGAGCACATCGCAGACCGTTTTCTCGTTGCTGATATGTTTCCTAAAGTTACTCAAGTTGTACCAGGAGAACTCTGTGTTGCCAAATTTCCCGATGACAATTCTTGGTATCGCGCACGAATTATTTCGCATGGTTCATCGGGAACAAATGTCTTTTACATTGATTATGGAAATTCTGCGGTATCAACTGAAATTCGAGTAATTCCAGATGACGTAAAAAATATACCACCATTATCACGTAAATCTTGTTTACCATTACCACCAGGTATCGAGAAATGGTCTGAAGCAGCACGTGAGGAGTTCATTAAGATGGCTGATGATGGAGCAACAATATTTTTCCTGGATGTTATTGAAGAAGGAGAAACTTCTACAGTCAAGCTTACTCTTAATGGTGAAAATATTGTTAActcattagaaaaattttgtgaaaaaaaaattgcaacaGAAAGTTCAGCCGAAGCCAATCCTGAAATTGATAATTCTACTAATAAAGTGTTTGTTAGTCACGTCAATTCACCATACGACTTCTACGTTCAAGAACAAAAACACATAGCGGATTTAGATATGATGACTGAGCGATTGACAACTGCTGACACGTTTTTGCAACTCGATGAAATTAAAGAAGAAGTTTTGTGTATCGCTCAGTTTCCCGAAGATTCTGCATGGTATCGAGCACGAGCATTGTCACATGGGAATGAAGGCACACAAGTTATCTACATTGATTATGGAAATACGGCAGTAACTACAGAGCTTCGAAAAATTCCAGTTGATTTAGAATCACTACCACCTTTATCGCGGCATTGTCGTCTAGCTGCACCTGCAAATGTTGAGTGGTCTTGTGAAGCTTATCAAGAGTTTATTAAGCTTGTCGATGATGGTAACAGTGAGTTCATAATGATGATAAAAGATGAAACTGATGAAATATCAACAGTTCAGCTTATTTTCAATGGCGAAGAtattactgaaaaattaaatcagtatTGTAAAAAACTAGTACCTGTGATTGAAGAAAGACTGCCTCCACTAGGTGAAGAAACTTCTCTTAATGTCATGATAAGTCATGTTATTTCGCCATCCGAATTTTGGATACaagctgaaaataaaatttcagaacTTGAACTGATGGCCGAACGCCTAAATGGTGCTGAGAATTTCTCACCTTTGGAAGTGCCTATCGGCGGAATCATTTGTGTTGCTAAATTTCCAGAAGATAGTTTGTGGTACCGCGCTAAAATTCTAACTCATCATGAATCTATTAATGATATAGAAGTATCTTTTATTGATTACGGTAACTCGTCTTTAACAAGTGAGATTCGTCAACTGCCAGAGGAGTTGGCTAAAATTCCTCCTTTGTCGAAATTTTGTTCATTGAAGATGCCAGACGATGTTGAATGTTGGTCTCTAGAAGCTTGCGAAAAGTTCATTGAACTCGTATCAGATGGACAGACGATGTTTGAGTACAAAGAACTCTACGGAAACGATATAACCTACGTCGATCTTAAATGTAACGGACAAGACGTTGTAGAAATACTTGCTTCATTATGTTCAAAAAAGACAAGTTCAACTACTACTGTTGATCAGAAAGTAATTCCTGAAAATATTGAGTATAAAATCGAAAAACACTCAATatgtgaaaatattaaaatggaAAAAGAATTCAACTCACACAcgtatgaaaaatattgtgaaagtaatttttcaagtaatacGTCTGGTGTTGATGTGTTAACGAATTCAGATAATTCACACGATGGCAATCCGTTTGAAAAAGTTGAAACTTCGGAAATTGTTAATAGTACATTAAAACAATCTGATGCAACTGTTGATGATTCATCAGCCGTCGGCGATACTTTGATCATCAATTCTAATTGGAGAGCTACTGAAAACATCGATAAAGCTTCAGCCAGTGTTGATGAAACTCTCCCTGAACAACAGACTGTAATCGAAATAACACGTAATCTTTCAACAGATATAAGTTCAGAGAAAATGAACAGAAAACTATCAATTTCTGAAATCGAGACATTACCTGTTGAACAAGCTGAATTGACTACTGAGTCAATTACTACTGAGTTATCAAGCACTCAGATTAAAACTTCTACTTTTGATATCACTCTGAAAGAGAGTTCAAATATTGATACTAAAGATGAAGTTACTATGGTTGATACTAATGTAGAGacgttttttgaaaaagaaaaaacagtcagttatgaaaaaaaaattctggcaAACGATGTTTCAATTGTAGAACCAGAACCAAAAACTACCCCAGCTGATATAAATACTGATGACGTAATTGAAATCGAAGACTCTATAagtattgaagaaaaattaactccggttgaattaattttagacgAAGAACAGAATATAATTACTATAGAAGAAGAAATATCTCCCCGCGATATCGTAGTTGAGGAGCAAGATtccattatcattattgaagACGAAATCAGTCATGCAGAATCATCAAATGAACCAATTATcacagagaaaaaaaagaCGGTCACTGTATCTGATTGTTTCGTTGTTGACGAAAATGAGATAAGTGCTCAACAAGAAATCATAACTCCGGATAGTTCAATACCTCCGTCACCGATTGGAGACATGCCAAGGTATGGACGACGTAATTCAACGCCCCATGAGGAGAAAATAGTTCCGGGTAGCATCAATAAAGGTATTGAGTTAACCACCGACGAAGAAACGATTGAAGTCGAAACGATTGAAAAATCTTcggtttaa